The following coding sequences lie in one Prochlorococcus marinus XMU1412 genomic window:
- the asnB gene encoding asparagine synthase (glutamine-hydrolyzing), producing the protein MCGYIFLKSNIKKDHNSIKKSIPKIENRGPDQTNIIHLQNKTLIHTRLSIVDINNGSQPMQASKDDINYWILFNGEIYNHIELKNKLKRKYKFKTNSDTEVLLASYIVWGEKCLEKIIGMYSFVIVSNDEEIFCARDLTGQKPLFYSLNEDKIVISSIPIRFDQQKDISEESIADFLINGYLTSNRTILKEVFSLEPGFSLKIKNNQIKKFQFWKLEDYVKNKNNNSQDELLRKTDHLLNKIVKNYKNQADVPIALLLSGGIDSSLLLRYFQKNNILPDCYTLDTEDSKSELEESKKYINPIKHKIIKSKKINAEFFEYVYGNIFSQPFSDSSALNTSILIKELSKKYKCAIGGDGADEIFAGYHDRIIHLGGNMIFNISFYRRIISQIISRIKNKHLIKKIFFSGYRYPIFNLNIINDLLSTNFKSKDLFSYESENFKFNSKEKILIEDFLTYLPNNINIKLDEISMHYGVELRSPFQDRRIIEYALSIPAKNKFNKKLSKILLRKIHSNYLEDNSYNSKKGFGLNYENFLKRKDMQNLYKKYVEKNSKISKFINNKNIDKILNKNYSAKRWNYLCLAIWIEKNT; encoded by the coding sequence ATGTGTGGATATATTTTTCTAAAATCAAATATTAAAAAAGATCATAATTCTATAAAAAAAAGCATTCCTAAAATTGAGAATAGGGGACCAGATCAAACAAATATTATTCATTTACAAAATAAAACATTAATTCATACTCGACTTTCAATAGTCGATATAAACAATGGATCACAACCAATGCAAGCTTCAAAAGATGATATTAATTATTGGATACTTTTCAATGGAGAAATATATAATCATATTGAATTAAAAAATAAACTAAAGAGAAAATATAAATTCAAAACTAATTCAGATACTGAGGTTCTTTTAGCTTCATATATAGTATGGGGTGAAAAATGTTTAGAGAAAATAATTGGCATGTATAGCTTTGTTATTGTTAGTAATGATGAAGAGATATTCTGCGCAAGAGATTTAACTGGGCAAAAACCTCTATTCTACTCTTTGAATGAAGATAAAATTGTAATAAGTTCAATTCCTATAAGATTTGATCAACAAAAAGATATTTCTGAAGAATCAATAGCAGATTTCCTTATAAATGGATACTTAACATCAAATAGAACAATCCTTAAAGAAGTATTTAGTCTGGAACCTGGTTTTTCATTAAAAATAAAAAACAATCAAATAAAAAAATTTCAATTTTGGAAATTAGAAGATTATGTTAAGAATAAAAATAATAATTCTCAAGATGAATTACTAAGAAAAACAGATCATCTCCTCAATAAAATAGTAAAGAACTATAAAAACCAAGCGGATGTCCCAATAGCACTATTATTAAGCGGCGGGATAGATTCATCTCTTTTATTAAGATATTTCCAAAAAAATAATATCCTCCCTGATTGCTATACATTGGATACTGAAGATTCAAAAAGTGAATTAGAAGAATCTAAAAAATATATAAATCCTATTAAACATAAGATAATAAAATCTAAGAAAATTAATGCGGAATTTTTTGAATATGTTTATGGCAATATTTTTAGTCAACCATTTTCTGATAGCTCAGCATTAAATACATCAATACTTATTAAAGAATTATCCAAAAAATATAAATGTGCAATAGGTGGAGATGGAGCTGATGAAATATTTGCTGGTTATCATGATCGTATAATTCATTTAGGTGGTAATATGATTTTCAATATAAGTTTTTACAGAAGAATAATAAGTCAAATAATTTCAAGAATTAAAAATAAACATTTGATAAAAAAAATATTTTTTTCAGGATATAGATATCCAATATTTAATTTAAATATAATTAATGATTTACTTTCAACAAATTTTAAAAGTAAAGACTTATTTAGTTACGAGTCTGAAAATTTTAAATTTAATTCTAAAGAAAAAATTCTAATTGAAGATTTCTTAACCTATTTACCGAATAATATAAATATTAAACTAGATGAGATTTCTATGCATTATGGTGTCGAATTAAGATCGCCCTTTCAAGATAGAAGGATAATAGAATATGCATTAAGTATTCCAGCCAAAAATAAATTTAATAAAAAATTATCTAAAATATTATTGAGAAAAATTCATTCAAATTATCTAGAAGATAATTCATACAATTCAAAAAAAGGTTTTGGATTAAATTATGAAAACTTCCTTAAAAGAAAGGATATGCAAAATCTTTATAAAAAGTATGTAGAAAAAAACTCAAAAATATCTAAGTTTATAAATAATAAAAATATAGATAAAATATTGAATAAAAATTATTCCGCTAAAAGATGGAATTATCTTTGTCTTGCAATATGGATTGAAAAAAATACATGA
- a CDS encoding glycosyltransferase family 2 protein, which translates to MISILLPIFNNEETIKIVLNSIIKNVNKNDEIIIIDDCSTDNSYSIIRSIIEKYKLLKIIIMKNKKQMGISYSLNKGIKSASKKYIARIDGDDINFKNRFKFQLRVLKENPRIDLLSCAKKDYKNLKSLDLSELKINLKNKYNLKKLSIKDLAYQNLIIHPSIICKTDILKNFTYDMSFVKSQDYNLWLDMVFEGVNIYLCNTAVICYLNKRDNLSKIKTQLLNSIKARIKHMKLNKPIVNFVLLMGSIKDTLSIAKILISNRNGI; encoded by the coding sequence ATGATAAGTATACTATTGCCAATCTTCAACAATGAAGAAACAATAAAAATAGTTTTAAATTCAATAATTAAAAACGTCAATAAGAATGATGAAATAATAATAATTGATGATTGCTCCACTGATAATTCATATTCAATTATTAGATCTATTATTGAAAAATATAAATTACTTAAGATTATTATTATGAAAAATAAAAAGCAAATGGGTATCTCCTATAGTCTTAACAAGGGCATAAAATCAGCTTCGAAAAAGTATATTGCCAGAATTGATGGCGACGATATTAATTTCAAAAATAGATTTAAATTTCAATTAAGAGTTCTCAAAGAAAACCCCAGAATTGATCTTTTGTCATGCGCTAAAAAAGATTATAAAAACCTGAAAAGTTTAGATCTTAGTGAATTGAAAATAAATCTTAAAAATAAATATAATTTAAAAAAATTATCAATTAAAGATTTAGCTTATCAAAATTTGATTATACATCCATCAATAATCTGTAAGACTGATATTTTAAAGAATTTCACATATGATATGAGTTTTGTTAAATCTCAAGATTATAACCTTTGGTTAGATATGGTTTTCGAGGGAGTCAATATTTATTTATGTAATACAGCTGTTATCTGCTACTTAAATAAAAGAGATAATCTCTCAAAAATAAAAACTCAATTATTAAATTCTATAAAAGCGAGAATTAAACATATGAAATTAAATAAACCCATAGTTAATTTTGTATTGTTAATGGGATCGATTAAGGATACACTTAGTATTGCAAAAATACTAATCTCAAATCGTAATGGAATATGA